In Synechocystis sp. PCC 6714, the following are encoded in one genomic region:
- a CDS encoding type II toxin-antitoxin system VapC family toxin translates to MQVILDTHVFIWYIEGNQKLSPPLRHVIEFAADEIYLSIVSLWEIAIKLSINKLRLNYAFAGLENLLANLNISVLNITWQHLEAYRNLPLHHRDPFDRMIIAQAQHHNFSVISKDGNFKKYNVNLIWEWEQ, encoded by the coding sequence ATGCAAGTTATTTTAGACACGCATGTTTTTATTTGGTACATCGAGGGAAATCAAAAACTTTCTCCACCACTGAGGCATGTGATTGAATTTGCGGCCGATGAGATTTATTTGAGCATCGTTAGTCTCTGGGAGATTGCTATTAAACTCAGCATCAACAAACTGAGGCTCAATTATGCATTTGCTGGTCTAGAGAATTTGCTTGCTAATCTCAATATTTCGGTTTTGAACATCACATGGCAACATTTGGAAGCTTATCGAAATTTGCCCTTGCATCACCGGGATCCCTTTGACCGCATGATTATCGCCCAGGCTCAGCACCACAATTTTTCCGTCATTAGCAAAGACGGGAATTTCAAAAAATACAACGTTAATTTAATCTGGGAATGGGAACAATAA
- a CDS encoding PAS domain S-box protein translates to MPIFPSPKVLLVDPQPEAIIQALQHLPMELVIFNSGQEAIAKVATTEFALIILTETQSEWGALDIIKIFRSFPLANQTPIVFFAHQEIITKATAEIETLGTIDFLSQAFHLSLFSNKVKFYLDFFQQKQALEHQNDYLKSLVEVEQLENEFSSSERLNKIVLANISDAVFITNLSGDLTFISPNVHVIFGYSLPEVEAMDNIKTLLGEFNFNEYELKEKGEICNLVHDILDKQGKIHHLLVNVKKVAIDDGIYLYDCRDISELARTEQAIRNSEANFRDIFANISDGLLVLDQDDYICYANSQAVELLNRPLEELVDQIWSPEQNIELTLSRDDNTRYTFDVSLTEIKWYGKPAKLVSLRDITDRKCMENELRENQDKYYRLLENLDNGVVVHKANTEIIYANSKAEKFLGLTDLEGRNLDDKHWLFFDQEGEMLEKKDFPIAQVLAKQVPLKNFEMGFYRADLRQIFWAEVNAYPEFYNQNTIQEVIVTFADITERKQAEIQLKTINENLEILVEERTSELEASNRQLLQEIIEKEQVSVDLATQEAKYRALVRYASDAIILITVDFVILEVNHRAVDLIDYSQEELIGRSLQDFEFLPLEFYGQQRKFWRTLKRKKIAELTDVKVLKKTGELISVDISASVITYENHSIIQCIVHDITLQKNIQAQLQRENYFRQQLLEKMVEGLCVYQPIDEFPFLQFTVWNPIMEAITGYSQAEINQYGWYNTLYPDSQSQQRAIARMKGVIFGVDMIKEEWQIMRRDGALRTIEISTALIKSAKQTNVLALIHDVTEQKKQLQIIQDNEATLRCIVENLPIFFGMRTMDFSKWYYINPAFENLTGHTPQAMYSDPTLWQKFHRREESENLGQDSFSLGEWTVFSMEKEDGTEIWVQAIEFLVDDLSESARVVVFAQDITDTKRAEIEIRRSLIKERELNEAKSQFVDIVSHEFRTPLTSIVGFGELLSKYFDRLSPEKKLHYISNIQNASQRLKQLIDDVLSISRYDANKLEINLGNVNLWSLGNDLIEGFRCGLGSEHHLQFNYHLKPEELSLVDVKLLRHALENILSNAIKYSAPGSIVSLNINKQDNHLLFVVKDQGIGIPPQDQEKLFEAFHRASNVGDIPGTGLGLSIVKRYVEFQGGKVEVDSVEGQGTTIVIKIPLSPSFLASALQ, encoded by the coding sequence ATGCCGATTTTTCCTAGCCCCAAAGTCCTATTGGTGGATCCTCAGCCGGAGGCCATAATACAGGCCCTGCAACATCTGCCCATGGAGCTAGTGATATTCAACTCTGGCCAAGAGGCGATCGCCAAAGTCGCCACTACGGAATTCGCCCTCATTATCCTGACCGAGACCCAATCAGAGTGGGGAGCACTGGACATAATTAAAATTTTCCGCTCCTTTCCCCTGGCAAACCAAACGCCTATTGTTTTTTTCGCCCATCAAGAAATCATTACCAAAGCGACAGCAGAGATTGAGACCTTGGGCACAATTGATTTTCTTTCTCAAGCATTTCATCTCAGTTTATTTAGCAACAAAGTTAAATTTTATTTAGATTTTTTTCAGCAGAAGCAAGCTCTAGAACACCAAAATGATTATCTTAAAAGCTTGGTAGAAGTCGAACAACTAGAAAATGAATTCAGTTCATCAGAAAGACTAAATAAAATAGTTCTAGCCAATATCTCCGACGCTGTTTTTATCACTAATTTGTCGGGGGATTTGACTTTTATTTCTCCTAATGTTCACGTTATTTTTGGCTATTCTTTACCAGAAGTAGAAGCCATGGATAATATCAAAACTTTGTTGGGAGAATTCAACTTCAACGAGTATGAGTTAAAAGAGAAAGGAGAAATTTGTAACCTGGTTCACGACATCCTTGATAAGCAGGGCAAAATTCATCACCTACTAGTTAATGTTAAAAAAGTTGCCATTGACGATGGCATCTACCTCTACGACTGCAGAGATATTTCTGAATTGGCCAGAACAGAACAGGCTATTAGAAACAGTGAAGCTAACTTCCGCGATATTTTTGCCAATATTAGTGATGGTCTTTTAGTTTTAGACCAAGATGATTATATTTGTTACGCCAACAGCCAGGCAGTAGAGTTACTTAACCGTCCCCTGGAGGAATTAGTCGATCAAATTTGGAGCCCTGAGCAAAATATTGAACTAACTTTATCTAGAGATGACAATACTAGATATACTTTTGATGTCAGTTTGACAGAGATTAAATGGTATGGAAAGCCAGCAAAATTAGTTTCCCTACGGGACATTACTGATCGTAAATGCATGGAAAACGAGTTACGAGAAAATCAAGACAAATATTATCGTCTTCTAGAAAATCTTGATAACGGAGTAGTAGTTCATAAAGCCAATACTGAAATTATTTATGCTAATTCTAAAGCGGAAAAATTCCTGGGGCTAACGGATTTAGAAGGAAGAAATTTAGATGATAAGCATTGGCTCTTTTTTGATCAAGAAGGGGAAATGCTAGAAAAGAAAGATTTTCCCATAGCCCAGGTTTTAGCTAAGCAGGTACCCCTTAAAAACTTTGAAATGGGTTTCTATCGTGCCGATCTTAGGCAAATATTTTGGGCTGAGGTTAACGCTTACCCTGAGTTTTATAACCAAAATACTATCCAGGAAGTGATAGTCACCTTTGCTGACATTACGGAACGTAAGCAGGCTGAAATCCAGCTCAAAACTATCAATGAAAACCTAGAAATTCTAGTTGAAGAAAGAACTAGTGAGTTGGAAGCGAGTAACCGTCAGCTATTGCAAGAAATTATTGAAAAGGAGCAAGTTAGCGTTGACCTTGCCACCCAAGAAGCAAAATACCGAGCTCTGGTGCGGTATGCCAGTGACGCTATTATTTTAATTACGGTTGATTTCGTTATTTTAGAAGTTAACCATCGAGCAGTGGACTTAATTGATTACAGCCAGGAGGAATTAATTGGCCGTTCTTTACAGGACTTTGAGTTTTTACCTTTGGAATTCTATGGGCAACAACGTAAATTTTGGCGTACTCTGAAAAGAAAGAAAATTGCAGAGTTAACTGATGTCAAGGTCTTGAAAAAAACTGGCGAGCTGATTTCCGTAGATATTTCAGCCAGTGTAATCACCTATGAAAATCATTCAATTATTCAGTGTATAGTCCATGATATAACTCTGCAAAAAAATATTCAAGCCCAACTGCAACGGGAAAACTATTTCCGTCAGCAATTGTTAGAAAAAATGGTGGAAGGGCTATGTGTTTACCAGCCCATTGATGAATTTCCTTTCCTCCAATTTACTGTTTGGAATCCGATTATGGAAGCCATCACTGGCTATAGTCAGGCAGAAATTAATCAATATGGTTGGTACAATACTCTATACCCTGATTCCCAATCCCAACAACGGGCGATCGCCAGAATGAAAGGAGTGATTTTTGGGGTGGATATGATCAAGGAAGAGTGGCAAATTATGCGCCGGGACGGGGCATTGCGGACTATCGAAATTTCCACTGCGCTGATTAAATCTGCCAAACAAACTAATGTTTTAGCTCTGATCCACGACGTTACGGAACAAAAAAAACAACTGCAAATTATCCAGGATAACGAAGCTACCCTGCGCTGTATTGTGGAGAATTTACCAATTTTCTTTGGGATGAGGACGATGGATTTCAGCAAATGGTACTATATTAATCCTGCTTTTGAAAACTTAACGGGTCACACTCCCCAGGCAATGTATAGCGACCCAACTCTCTGGCAAAAATTTCACCGACGAGAGGAATCAGAAAATCTGGGGCAAGACAGTTTTTCCCTAGGAGAATGGACAGTCTTTTCCATGGAAAAAGAGGATGGTACAGAAATTTGGGTGCAGGCCATTGAATTTTTGGTAGATGATCTATCAGAATCAGCGCGGGTAGTGGTATTTGCCCAAGACATTACTGATACAAAACGGGCGGAAATTGAAATACGTCGCTCTTTGATTAAAGAACGGGAGTTAAATGAAGCAAAGAGCCAATTTGTGGATATTGTTTCCCATGAATTTCGTACTCCATTGACTTCCATTGTTGGGTTTGGAGAACTACTATCTAAATATTTTGACCGTCTTTCCCCAGAAAAAAAACTACACTACATCAGCAATATCCAAAATGCTAGCCAACGATTGAAGCAGTTAATTGATGATGTGCTTTCCATCAGCCGTTACGATGCCAATAAATTAGAAATTAATCTGGGCAATGTCAACCTATGGAGCTTGGGTAATGATTTGATAGAAGGTTTTCGCTGTGGCTTGGGCAGTGAACATCATCTGCAATTTAACTACCACTTGAAGCCGGAAGAACTTTCCCTGGTGGATGTGAAGCTTCTCCGCCATGCCTTGGAAAATATCTTGAGCAATGCTATTAAGTATTCCGCCCCCGGCAGTATCGTCAGCCTAAATATTAATAAACAAGACAATCATTTACTTTTTGTGGTGAAGGATCAAGGCATCGGTATTCCCCCCCAAGACCAGGAAAAATTGTTTGAAGCCTTTCACCGGGCCAGTAATGTGGGGGACATTCCCGGTACGGGTCTAGGATTGAGCATTGTCAAGCGCTATGTGGAGTTTCAGGGGGGGAAAGTAGAAGTAGACTCAGTGGAGGGTCAGGGGACGACAATTGTAATTAAAATCCCCCTCAGCCCTTCTTTTCTAGCCTCTGCTCTTCAATGA
- the glyS gene encoding glycine--tRNA ligase subunit beta encodes MPPQTFLFEIGTEELPADFVRSAITQWQGSIPASLTAEFLQPESVEIYGTPRRLAVLIKGLPAQQPDRLEEIKGPPASAAFKDGQLTPAALGFAKKQGVSPEDFEVRSTPKGDFIFVNKQLRGQASRDLLPSLALTWLKTLDGRRFMRWGDGDWRFPRPIRWLVCLLDDQVLPLQIDNGSTTLVGDRLSRGHRILHPEPVSLDHGENYLAQLKQAGVVVDPEERRAIILEQIASQAAAIAGEAIIYDDLLDEVEQLVEYPTAVLGTFDQEFLSLPREVITTVMVTHQRYFPVVDNNGQLLPHFITIANGDPSKGEIIATGNGRVIRARLADAKFFYQADCDDSLDSYLPQLETVTFQEELGTMRDKVDRIMEMAAAIADQLGATEQQRGEIDSTAMLCKADLVTQMVYEFPELQGIMGEKYALVSGESAAVAQGIVEHYLPRHQDDDLPQGLPGQVVGMADRLDTLVSIFGLGLLPTGSSDPFALRRAANAVINVAWAAGLDIDLLALLTQGCQDFVTSHPDKESPLEALKTFFLQRLQTLLQDEQGIDYDLVNAVLGNGETNYGARLLTDLQDGKERAQYLQELRDNGHLEAIYPTVNRSTKLASKGTLPTDQLDPRPVIDAPQLVQNSEKAVYQALLAIYPKAVEVQQSRDYETLVNALHELAPTVADFFDGPDSVLVMAENNELRQNRLNLLGLIRNYALILGDFGAIVKGI; translated from the coding sequence ATGCCCCCGCAAACTTTTCTATTTGAAATTGGCACCGAAGAGTTACCCGCCGACTTTGTTCGCAGTGCGATCACCCAGTGGCAAGGGTCCATTCCCGCAAGTTTGACGGCGGAATTTTTGCAACCGGAGTCGGTGGAAATTTATGGCACCCCCCGGCGGTTAGCGGTATTAATTAAGGGTTTGCCCGCCCAACAGCCCGATCGCCTAGAAGAGATTAAGGGACCACCGGCCAGTGCGGCTTTTAAGGATGGTCAACTCACCCCCGCAGCCTTGGGCTTTGCTAAAAAACAGGGGGTTAGCCCGGAGGATTTTGAAGTCCGTTCTACTCCCAAAGGGGATTTTATTTTTGTCAATAAGCAATTACGGGGCCAGGCTAGCCGGGATTTATTACCCAGTTTGGCCTTAACCTGGCTTAAAACCCTTGATGGAAGACGGTTCATGCGTTGGGGAGACGGAGATTGGCGCTTTCCCCGTCCCATTCGTTGGTTGGTTTGTCTGTTGGATGACCAGGTTTTGCCTTTGCAAATTGACAATGGCTCCACCACCCTAGTCGGCGATCGCCTGTCCCGGGGGCACCGCATTTTGCATCCAGAACCAGTTAGCTTAGACCATGGAGAGAATTATTTAGCCCAGTTAAAACAAGCGGGGGTAGTGGTGGACCCAGAGGAGCGCCGGGCCATAATCCTCGAACAAATCGCCAGCCAAGCCGCCGCCATTGCCGGGGAAGCAATTATCTATGACGACTTGCTGGATGAAGTGGAGCAGTTGGTGGAATATCCCACCGCAGTGTTAGGCACCTTTGACCAAGAATTTCTCAGCTTGCCCCGGGAAGTGATTACCACCGTAATGGTCACCCACCAACGTTATTTTCCCGTGGTGGACAACAATGGCCAGCTATTGCCCCATTTCATCACCATTGCCAACGGTGATCCCAGTAAAGGAGAGATTATCGCGACGGGTAACGGCCGGGTAATCCGGGCTCGCCTAGCCGATGCTAAATTTTTCTACCAAGCGGACTGCGACGACAGCCTTGATAGTTACCTGCCCCAACTAGAAACAGTTACCTTCCAAGAAGAATTGGGCACCATGCGAGATAAGGTGGACCGAATTATGGAAATGGCCGCGGCGATCGCCGATCAGTTGGGGGCAACGGAGCAACAACGGGGGGAAATCGATAGCACCGCCATGCTCTGTAAAGCGGATCTGGTCACCCAAATGGTGTACGAATTTCCCGAACTACAAGGCATTATGGGGGAAAAATATGCCCTCGTCAGCGGTGAATCGGCTGCGGTGGCCCAGGGCATTGTGGAGCATTACCTCCCTCGGCACCAGGATGATGATTTGCCCCAAGGTTTACCGGGTCAAGTGGTGGGCATGGCCGATCGCCTTGATACCCTGGTGAGCATTTTTGGTTTAGGTTTACTCCCCACCGGCTCTTCCGATCCCTTTGCCCTGCGGCGGGCAGCTAATGCAGTGATTAACGTGGCCTGGGCGGCCGGTCTAGACATCGACCTGTTGGCGTTATTAACCCAGGGTTGCCAGGATTTTGTCACCTCCCACCCCGACAAAGAATCACCCCTGGAAGCTTTAAAAACTTTTTTCCTACAACGTTTGCAAACCCTACTCCAGGATGAACAGGGCATCGATTACGACTTAGTCAATGCCGTACTGGGCAACGGAGAAACCAACTATGGTGCCCGCCTATTAACGGATTTACAGGATGGTAAGGAGCGGGCTCAATATCTACAGGAATTACGGGACAATGGTCATTTAGAAGCGATTTATCCCACCGTTAATCGTTCCACCAAGCTAGCTAGTAAGGGGACTTTGCCAACGGATCAACTGGATCCTCGCCCGGTTATTGATGCGCCTCAACTAGTACAAAATTCGGAAAAAGCAGTTTATCAAGCGTTGTTGGCCATTTACCCCAAAGCAGTGGAAGTGCAGCAAAGCCGCGACTACGAAACCTTGGTGAATGCTTTGCACGAGCTAGCTCCCACCGTAGCAGACTTCTTCGACGGGCCAGATAGTGTCTTGGTGATGGCGGAAAACAACGAACTACGGCAAAATCGCCTTAATTTACTCGGTCTGATTCGTAATTATGCCCTAATCTTGGGGGATTTCGGGGCGATAGTCAAAGGCATTTAA
- a CDS encoding DUF2281 domain-containing protein — protein sequence MSGLSKTFVELPKRNKDVQFPPTPTQNSEQSNRSKMAIAFCLAGDSNYKKYQSRIETEPQLKRNPMTDTALLEKINALPDAMKLEVEHFVEFLLAKQTHISPEQALSSHQTNTSKKRDGFGILKGKIWMADDFDAPLEEMQEYM from the coding sequence GTGTCAGGTTTAAGTAAAACCTTTGTCGAGCTTCCCAAACGTAACAAAGATGTTCAATTTCCCCCCACCCCCACGCAAAACTCCGAGCAAAGCAATAGATCAAAAATGGCGATCGCCTTTTGCCTAGCTGGTGATAGCAACTACAAAAAATATCAGTCTAGAATTGAAACAGAACCACAATTAAAGAGGAATCCAATGACAGACACGGCCCTACTAGAAAAAATTAATGCCCTCCCCGATGCCATGAAACTTGAGGTGGAACACTTTGTCGAGTTTTTATTGGCTAAGCAGACACACATCAGTCCAGAACAAGCTCTATCTAGCCATCAGACCAATACCAGTAAAAAACGAGATGGCTTTGGTATCCTTAAGGGAAAGATTTGGATGGCGGATGACTTTGATGCTCCATTAGAAGAAATGCAGGAGTATATGTAA
- the trmFO gene encoding FADH(2)-oxidizing methylenetetrahydrofolate--tRNA-(uracil(54)-C(5))-methyltransferase TrmFO — MTTLTPIHVIGGGLAGTEAAWQIAQAGVPVILSEMRPERLSPAHHSQDLAELVCSNSFGAKAGDRAAGLLQTELRQLNSLIITTADRYAVPAGGALAVDRGVFSQALTEKVASHPLVELQRGEVAAIPQDGITVLTTGPLTSPALTEDLQRFTGMEYLSFFDAASPIVVGDSIDKEVAFFASRYDKGEAAYLNCPFNREQYLHFWQALCSAEQAPLKDFDRETAKFFEGCLPIEELAQRGEDTMRYGPLKPVGLFDARWGDFRDPANKQKKPYAVVQLRQEDRAGNLWNMVGFQTNLRWGEQVRVFRLIPGLENAEFVRMGVMHRNTFINSPQLLTPSLHFGDRQTLFAAGQLVGTEGYAAATAGGWLAGTNAARLALGLPLLTLPVTTMMGALFNFISSADPKHFQPMPPNFGILPELPQRIRNKRERYGQYRDRALADLQTWQVGIKDLALCQV, encoded by the coding sequence ATGACCACTTTAACGCCCATCCATGTCATCGGTGGAGGTTTAGCTGGTACGGAAGCCGCCTGGCAAATTGCCCAAGCAGGGGTTCCCGTTATTCTGTCGGAAATGCGCCCTGAGCGCCTCAGTCCGGCCCACCACAGTCAGGATTTGGCGGAGTTGGTTTGTAGCAATTCCTTTGGGGCTAAAGCCGGCGATCGGGCGGCGGGACTTTTGCAAACGGAGTTGAGGCAATTAAATTCCCTGATTATCACCACAGCTGATCGCTATGCAGTACCAGCCGGGGGAGCTTTAGCGGTGGATCGGGGGGTTTTTAGCCAAGCCTTGACCGAAAAAGTGGCCAGCCATCCCCTGGTGGAATTACAACGGGGAGAAGTGGCGGCAATTCCCCAAGACGGCATTACAGTACTGACTACGGGGCCCCTCACCAGTCCAGCGTTAACGGAGGATCTCCAGCGGTTCACTGGCATGGAATACCTGAGCTTTTTTGATGCGGCTAGCCCCATTGTGGTGGGGGATTCCATCGATAAGGAGGTGGCGTTTTTTGCTTCCCGCTATGACAAAGGAGAAGCGGCCTATCTCAACTGCCCTTTTAATCGGGAACAGTATCTCCATTTTTGGCAGGCTTTATGTAGCGCCGAACAAGCACCGCTCAAGGATTTTGACCGGGAAACGGCCAAGTTTTTTGAAGGTTGTTTGCCCATAGAAGAGTTGGCCCAGCGGGGAGAAGACACCATGCGCTATGGCCCGTTAAAGCCCGTTGGTCTATTCGATGCTCGTTGGGGGGATTTTCGAGATCCGGCCAATAAACAGAAAAAACCCTACGCAGTGGTGCAATTGCGCCAGGAAGACCGGGCAGGCAATTTGTGGAATATGGTAGGTTTTCAAACCAATCTGCGCTGGGGAGAACAGGTAAGGGTTTTCCGGTTAATTCCCGGCCTGGAAAATGCTGAGTTTGTCCGCATGGGGGTAATGCACCGTAACACTTTTATTAATTCACCCCAACTATTAACCCCTAGTCTCCATTTTGGCGATCGCCAGACTTTATTTGCGGCCGGACAGTTAGTGGGAACAGAGGGCTACGCGGCCGCCACCGCCGGAGGATGGCTAGCGGGCACCAATGCGGCCCGATTAGCTTTGGGTTTACCCTTGCTCACGTTACCCGTTACCACCATGATGGGAGCACTATTTAACTTTATTAGTTCTGCCGATCCAAAGCATTTTCAGCCCATGCCACCTAATTTTGGCATTTTGCCAGAATTACCCCAACGTATTCGCAATAAGCGGGAACGTTACGGTCAATATCGGGATAGAGCTTTGGCCGATTTACAAACTTGGCAAGTAGGTATTAAAGATTTAGCCCTGTGTCAGGTTTAA
- the mnmG gene encoding tRNA uridine-5-carboxymethylaminomethyl(34) synthesis enzyme MnmG: MTLRSPVEFQDQFDVIVVGAGHAGCEAALATARLGCRTLLLTLNLDRIAWQPCNPAVGGPAKSQLTHEVDALGGEIGKMADRTYLQKRVLNISRGPAVWALRAQTDKREYAAVMKNIVENQPNLSIREGMVTDLVLGDNDEIAGVQTYFGSCFGAKAVVITTGTFLGGRIWIGNKSMPAGRAGEFAAEGLTETLNELGFETGRLKTGTPARVDRRSVDYSQLEPQPPDEQVSWFSFDPEVWVEREQMNCYLTRTTLKTHQLIKDNLHLSPIYGGFIDSKGPRYCPSIEDKIVRFADKESHQIFIEPEGRDIPELYIQGFSTGLPENVQLAMLQTLPGLENCVMLRPAYAVEYDFLPATQCYPSLMTKKVAGLFCAGQINGTTGYEEAAAQGLAAGVNAARHCQQEPLIIFSREESYLGTLIDDLCTKDLREPYRMLTSRSEYRLILRSDNADQRLTPLGREIGLIDDRRWQLFQAKQAQITAEKERLYSTRIKEQDTVGKEIADYTQQKIKGSIVLADLLRRPGFHYPDLEKFQLGNPDLRPEEKTSVEIEIKYSGYIKRQQTQIDQVSRHSQKRLPASLDYMTIETLSMEAREKLNQFRPLTIGQAGRIGGVNPADINALLVYLETQLRRSVPH, translated from the coding sequence GGGCGGGCCATGCGGGCTGTGAGGCGGCGTTGGCAACAGCTCGGTTAGGTTGTCGCACCCTCTTGTTAACCCTCAATTTGGACCGCATTGCTTGGCAACCCTGTAATCCCGCGGTGGGGGGGCCGGCTAAATCCCAGTTGACCCATGAAGTGGACGCCCTGGGGGGGGAAATTGGCAAGATGGCTGACCGCACCTATCTGCAAAAGCGGGTGTTAAATATTTCCAGAGGCCCAGCGGTGTGGGCGTTGCGAGCCCAAACGGATAAGCGAGAATATGCGGCGGTGATGAAAAATATTGTTGAAAATCAGCCCAATTTGTCCATTCGAGAGGGCATGGTCACGGATTTGGTGCTGGGGGACAATGATGAAATTGCCGGTGTGCAGACCTATTTTGGCTCCTGTTTTGGGGCCAAAGCAGTGGTGATTACCACTGGAACTTTCCTAGGGGGCAGAATTTGGATTGGCAACAAATCTATGCCAGCGGGGCGAGCTGGGGAATTTGCGGCGGAAGGGCTTACGGAAACCTTGAATGAGCTGGGCTTTGAAACAGGTCGTTTAAAAACAGGAACTCCGGCCAGGGTGGACCGGCGATCCGTAGATTATAGTCAACTGGAGCCTCAACCCCCAGACGAGCAGGTAAGTTGGTTTAGCTTTGACCCGGAAGTGTGGGTAGAGCGTGAGCAAATGAACTGTTACTTGACTAGGACTACGCTAAAAACCCATCAGCTTATTAAAGATAATCTCCATTTATCTCCTATTTACGGCGGTTTTATTGACTCCAAAGGGCCCCGTTATTGTCCTTCCATTGAGGATAAAATTGTTCGTTTTGCTGACAAAGAAAGCCATCAAATTTTTATTGAGCCAGAAGGTCGAGATATTCCGGAATTGTATATCCAAGGTTTTTCCACCGGGCTACCGGAAAATGTGCAATTAGCCATGTTACAAACTCTACCGGGGCTGGAAAATTGCGTCATGTTGCGGCCGGCTTACGCAGTGGAATATGATTTTTTACCGGCTACCCAGTGTTACCCCAGCTTGATGACCAAGAAAGTGGCGGGACTATTCTGTGCGGGACAAATCAACGGTACTACGGGCTATGAAGAAGCGGCGGCCCAGGGCTTGGCAGCGGGTGTGAATGCAGCTCGCCATTGTCAACAAGAACCTTTAATAATCTTTTCCAGGGAAGAAAGTTATTTGGGCACATTGATTGACGATTTATGCACCAAAGATTTGCGGGAACCTTACCGTATGCTCACCAGCCGTTCCGAATATCGTTTAATTTTACGTTCTGACAATGCGGATCAAAGGTTAACCCCTTTAGGACGGGAAATTGGCCTAATAGATGATCGCCGTTGGCAATTATTCCAAGCAAAACAGGCCCAGATCACGGCGGAAAAAGAAAGGTTGTATAGCACTCGCATTAAGGAGCAAGATACAGTAGGTAAAGAAATTGCTGATTATACCCAACAAAAAATTAAAGGTTCCATCGTTTTAGCAGATTTACTACGGCGGCCGGGCTTTCACTATCCGGATTTAGAAAAATTTCAATTGGGTAATCCTGACCTAAGGCCAGAGGAAAAAACCAGTGTGGAAATCGAGATTAAATATTCCGGCTACATCAAACGGCAACAAACCCAAATTGACCAAGTTAGTCGCCATAGCCAAAAACGTTTGCCCGCTAGCCTGGACTATATGACCATTGAAACCCTGTCTATGGAAGCTAGGGAAAAGTTAAATCAATTTAGACCCCTTACCATTGGCCAAGCTGGTCGTATTGGGGGCGTTAACCCCGCCGACATCAATGCCCTTCTGGTCTATCTAGAAACCCAACTACGGCGATCGGTTCCTCATTGA
- a CDS encoding glucose-1-phosphate thymidylyltransferase, which produces MKALILSGGKGTRLRPLTYTGAKQLVPVANKPILWYGIEAIAKAGIKDIGIIISPETGEEIKSVTGSGEKFNAQITYILQSEPLGLAHAVKTAADFLQDSPFVMYLGDNLIEDDLAHFLSHFQSKSLDSLILLQQVPNPAAFGVATVDNRGKVLALVEKPEHPPSNLALVGLYFFAPTIHQAIANIEPSGRGELEITDAIQYLISHGYGVESLQLEGWWLDTGKKDDLLAANQIILDSLVKKSIQGTVDHQSKISGRVTIGPHSQIINSVIRGPVAIGSHCHLENCFIGPYSSIADSVIIRDADLEHSVVLQGASIVAIQQRIVDSVVGKNARISPAPRRPQALRFLIGNDSQVELIGPPS; this is translated from the coding sequence ATGAAAGCCCTCATCCTCTCCGGTGGCAAAGGAACCCGATTGCGTCCCCTCACCTACACCGGGGCAAAGCAGTTGGTACCTGTGGCCAATAAGCCAATTCTTTGGTATGGCATTGAGGCGATCGCCAAAGCTGGCATTAAGGACATTGGCATCATCATCAGCCCGGAAACGGGGGAGGAAATTAAAAGTGTTACCGGCAGCGGGGAAAAATTTAATGCCCAGATTACCTATATTTTGCAATCGGAACCCCTGGGATTGGCCCATGCAGTGAAAACAGCGGCGGATTTTCTGCAAGACTCTCCCTTTGTTATGTATTTGGGCGATAACTTAATTGAAGACGACCTAGCACATTTTCTCAGCCATTTCCAAAGCAAATCCCTAGATTCCTTAATTCTGTTGCAACAAGTTCCCAATCCCGCCGCCTTTGGGGTAGCCACGGTTGATAACCGGGGTAAAGTCCTGGCCCTAGTGGAAAAACCGGAGCATCCCCCTTCCAACTTGGCCCTAGTGGGACTGTACTTTTTTGCCCCCACTATCCACCAGGCGATCGCCAACATCGAACCGTCGGGCCGGGGGGAATTAGAAATTACCGATGCAATCCAATATCTGATCAGCCACGGTTATGGGGTGGAATCCCTACAGCTAGAAGGATGGTGGCTGGATACCGGTAAAAAGGACGACCTACTGGCCGCCAATCAAATTATCCTCGATAGTCTGGTGAAGAAAAGCATTCAGGGTACCGTAGACCATCAAAGCAAAATTTCCGGTCGGGTGACCATTGGCCCCCACAGTCAAATTATCAACAGCGTCATCCGCGGTCCCGTGGCGATCGGCAGCCATTGCCACTTGGAAAACTGCTTCATTGGCCCCTACAGTAGTATTGCGGACAGCGTAATAATTAGGGACGCAGATTTGGAACATAGTGTGGTGCTTCAGGGAGCCTCCATTGTGGCCATCCAGCAAAGAATTGTGGATAGCGTCGTTGGTAAAAACGCTAGGATTTCCCCAGCACCCCGCCGTCCCCAGGCGCTCCGTTTCCTCATTGGTAACGATTCCCAGGTGGAGCTAATTGGTCCACCGTCCTAG